The following DNA comes from Paraburkholderia sp. PGU19.
CGACTGGCGGCTCATCACCTCGGCGCTGGCCGACGAAGCGCTGCTCGCGCCGTTTCGCGCGCTCGATGAAGTGATCGTCGAACTGGCCTGAACGGCATCTGCCTGTGTCAGTCGCGCGCCGCGCAACGTGACCAATAAGCCCCCGAACAGCCTGTCGGGGCACTATCATGCATTCAGTTACCTGACGCCAGCGCGGTCCGCGCTGGTGGTCGTCTCCCTGACCGACATGACAAGCATCCGCCATCGCTAAATCAGACTGTGCCGGGTTTTATGCGTGATGCTTGCGTTGGCATCGGTCGACGCCACCGCGCAGGCGCAATCTCACTCGCACAAGCCTGCAAGCCTCACAGTGGGCGTCCCCGAAGGCGGCTGGCCGCCGCTTCTGATCGTCAACAACGGTCAGCTGTCCGGCGCCGCGTTCGATATCCTCAAATCCGTTCTTGACCCTCCGCGCAACTGCGGGTCCGGGTGTTCCCTGACTACGCGTCGTTGAGCGCGGCAGCCTGCGCCGGCTCCGTCGACATCGTGCTCGCCGTGCAGAAGCCGATCGAGGCGAGGCGCTGCCTGATACTGTCCGAGCCGTACTACGATGCCGATTTCGTCGTGGTCGGGCGGGCGTCGGATGCCGCACACGACGGGGAGCCGCCACGCCTCGCGGGCAAGCGCATTGCCGCAGAGGCAGGCTCGTACATCGAGCAGGTATCGCACGAGCGCTACCCCGACTCGGTCTTCGTGCGTGCACACAGTCTGCAGGAGGGCTTGCGCGATGTGCTGCACAAGGAGGCGGACGTCTACATCACGTTGCTGCCCGTCGGCGACTACATCTTGTCGCAACCGGAGTTCGCCGGGCTGGCGGAACTGAATCGCTACCGCGAAACGGAAAGCGGCGTGCGCTTCGGCTTTCGGCGCACGCAACAGGCGTTGCGCGACGGTGTCGACGAACGGCTGAACGCACTGCCCGAGTATGCCCGGCAGCGCATCCTGAGCAACTGGATGACTATCGGGCCGATTCAACCGAGTCGTCCGCGCCGTTTCATCTGAGCGACGAGGAGCGCGCCTGGCTGCGCTCGCTGCCGCCGCTGCGCGTGGGCGTGGACAGCGGGCTGCCGCCGTACAGCTATGTCGACGACAGCGGGCAGACGCATGGCATGGCGCAGGACTATCTGCGCTATCTGGCGAACCGGCTGGGAATCAGTTTCGTACGCCAGCCCGAGCCGGGCTTCGCCGCTACCGTGGATGCCCTGCAAGCGGGGACGCTCGATCTGGTCGCCGTCGCCACACTTTATGACCCCGCGTTGCGCGGCACGCCCGTATCGCGCCCATACGCGACCTTTCCGGTTGTCGCCGTCGGCCGTAACGATGCGCCTGCGCTTGGCCAGTTGCGCGATCTGAACGGCAGGCGCGTCGCCGTCACCGACGGCGGCGGTCTGCGCTGGCTGGTGACGGGCGCGGCACCGCAGGCAAGCATCGTCGTCGTGCCGGATGTCGGGGCGGGCATGAACGCGGTCGCCGATGGCAAGGCCGATGTCTACGTGGACGATCTGGCCACGGTTCACTACATGCTGCAGCGCATGCATGGCGACACGCTGCGCATCATCGGCTCCGCGGGCCGTTCGCTGCAGACGGGCTTTGCCATATCGCCGAAGCTGGCCGTCCGGCTGATGCCGCTCATCGACCGCGCGCTTGCGGCGTTGCCCGACTCCGAGCGGCTCTCGATCCAGAACCGCTACTTCGGCGCGAACTACGAACTGGGGCCGTCGTGGAAAGACATCGCGCTGAGGTTCGCGCCTGTGGCGCTCGCGCTGCTGGCCGTGATCGCGGTGCTATGGCGCTCGCGCCGCGTGCTGCACAAGGAGGCGCGCGAACGGCGGGAAGCGGAGCTGCGGCTGATCGACGTGACCAGCAAGTTGCCGGCGACTGCGTTTCAGTATCGACAGGCTAGAGATGGCGACTCCCGGGTCATCTGGCTGAGCGGCAATACCGTCGAAATGTTCGGCAAGACCAGCGCCGAACTGCAAGCCATTCCCGGAGCGGTGCTCGCAGCCGTTCATCCCGAGGACCGCGCCGAGCTTCTGACTGAGGCGTACAAGGCCGAGCAGACGCTGGCGCCCGTGAGCCGCGAACTTCGCGTGCAGCGCCGCGGCGCCTTCCGGTGGACCCGGCTGCACGCCGTGCCGCATCGGGTCGAGCACGGCGATCTCCTCTGGACCGGCAACTGGAGCGACGCCGAAGAACAGCATCAGCATGCAGTCGCACTCGCCGAGGCGCGGGATGCGGCGCAGCAGGCGTCGCGCGCCAAGAGCGAGTTTCTTGCTGCGATGAGCCATGAAATACGCACGCCGATGAGCGCCGTGATAGGACTGATCGAACTGCTCGCTCACAGCAACCTGCGCCCGGACCAGGCGGTCAAGGTGAAGCTGATCTCGCAGGCAGCCGAGTCGCTGCTGCAGATCCTCAACGACATTCTGGACTACTCGAAGATCGAAGCGGGCAAGATCGCGCTGGAGCGGGCCCCCGTCGATATCCGCGATCTGTGCGCGAGCACGTTCTCGCTGTTTTTCTGGCGTGCGCAGGAGGAGCGACGGCGTGCGGCTACGGCAAATTCTCTTCAACCTGCTCAGCAACGCGATCAAGTTCACCTCAGAAGGCAGCATCCGGCTCGACGTCGAACTCGCGGGTGAAGAGGATGGCAAGCAAACCATTGTCTGGCGCGTGAGCGACACGGGAATCGGCATCAGCCCGGATCAGCGGGCGCGCCTCTTCCAGCCGTTCGTGCAGGCTGAAGCCTCGACGACACGCCGCTATGGCGGTACAGGTCTCGGCTTGACGATCTCGCGGCGGCTCGTCGCGATGCTGGGCGGCACGATCGGCATGGAAGGCGAAGTGGGGCGCGGCACCCAGGTCGAGTTCCGCCTGCCGCTGGAAGTGAACGAGCGTGGGTTTCAAAGCTATCCGCTGGCGGGCGTCACCGTCGGTCTTTGCGTTCGCGATGCGTCTGTGCTGTGCAGCCTGACGCAGGCGTTGCGCACGTTCGGCGGCACGGTGGCGATTCTCGATCCGAATGCAACGCTTTCCCCGGATGGCTTGCCAGCGGAGTGCCGGCTGATCATCGACGACCAGCTGACAGCGGAAAGTCCGTCAGCGGACCCGCCGCTTACGCAAGCCCAGCAGAAGCCCGCGTTGCAACCGCAGGTGGGGGACGTCCCCGTCGTTCCCACGACCGCAACGATCACGACGGGCGGATATGTCCGCATGGGGGACATCTGCTATCTGTGCGTCTATCCCGTCACGCTGGAGGGCGTGGCTGCCGTCTGCAATGCCGTCTTGCACGGAGACGCCGAACTGGGGATGGAATCCGCGGCATCGGCGCTCACGCCTGCTCCGCCGCGCAGCCGCGCCGATGCGCTGCGCGATCACGCGCTGATCCTGATCGCCGAAGACAACGGGATCAACCGCCATCTGCTGCGACAGCAGCTGGAACTGCTCGGCTGCACCTGCGACACCGTCGAAGACGGCGTGCAGGCGCTGAAGGCGATGGCGTCGGCGGACCATGCGCTGCTGATCACCGACTGTCACATGCCCGAGATGGACGGCTACACGCTGGCAACCCGCGTGCGCGAACGGACGGATGACGCGCGGCGCATGTCTATCGTCGGACTGACGGCGAGCGTGGGACGGGAAGAGCGCGACGAGTGTCTGGCCGCCGGGATGGATGAGTGCCTGTACAAGCCGGCCAAGCTCAGCGATCTGCTTGCGTGCGTCACCCGCTTCGCGCCGCAGTGCCTGCAAGGGCACAGTGCGCCCGCGAGCGACGCACGGCCCGCGCCGCAGGTGGACGCGCCGCGCGCCACGCCTCAGGTGGCTGGACCGGCCGCCGTACCTGCCGCAGCGACGGAACCAGGTGAACTGCCCGATCTCGACTGGGACGCAATCAATCAGAATTTCGGCAGCACCGGGCGCGACGAGAAGCTGATCGAAATCATCGTCCAGACCATGACGACCGATGCCGACGAACTTGAAGGCATGCTCGGCGAGGCCGAGCCGGCTGTCCTGCGGCAGTGGATTCATCGCGTCGACGGCGCGGCTTCCGTGCTCAGGTACGAACCGCTGAAGCATGCACTGCAGACGTTCCGTGCGAGCGTGCTGACAGGCGAGCGCGCGCTCTACGTTGCATCGGGCGAACAGATGCTGCACAAGCTGCGGCAGATCACCGATCACGTCGCGCGTCAGGTATAGCGGCGATCGCAGCCCGCCTGGTGTGTCGATCGCGTTGTCAGGCGCGGCGCCTATCCTTCGACATGTGGCAGCCGCATTTGCTGCCGGTCATCTGAAACGAGGGGCGGACATGAGCGTACGCAAAGGATTCATCGGCTGCATCGGCGACACGCCGCTCATCAGGCTCGCGGCGCTCAGCGCCGAAACCGGCTGCGAGATACTCGGCAAGGCGGAGTTCATGAATCCGGGCGGCTCGGTGAAAGACCGCGCCGCGCTCTACATCGTCCAGGACGCCGAACGGCGCGGCGCGCTCAAGCCGGGCGGAACGGTGGTCGAAGGCACGGCGGGCAATACGGGGATCGGACTCGCGCATATCTGCGCGGCGCGCGGCTACCGCTGCGTGATCGTGATTCCCGACACGCAGTCGCCCGCGAAAATGGAACTGCTGCGCGTGCTTGGCGCGGAAGTGCGGCCCGTGCCCGCCGCGCCGTACAAGGACCCGAACAACTACCAGAAGATCGCGGGCCGTCTCGCGCAGGAACTGGACAACGCGATCTGGGCCAATCAGTTCGACAACGTCGTCAACCGGCAGGCGCACTACGAGACCACCGGCCCCGAAATCTGGCGCGACACGGCGGGTACGGTCGACGCGTTCGTCTGCGCGACGGGCACGGGCGGCACCCTCGCGGGCGTCAGCCGCTTCCTGAAGGAAAAGAATCCGAACGTGCGGATCGTGCTCGCCGATCCGCATGGCAGCGGCCTTTTCAGCTACGTCAAAACGGGCGAGATCAAGGTCGAAGGCAGCTCGATCACCGAGGGCATCGGCTCCAGCCGGGTGACGGCCAACCTCGAAGGCACGGCGATCGACGACGCGTTCAGCATCGACGATCAGACATGCGTGTCGATGGTGTATCGTCTGCTGCGCGAAGAGGGACTGTACGTTGGCGGATCGACGGGAATCAACGTGGCCGCGGCTGTCGCGCTCGCGAAGCAGATGGGACCGCGCCACACGATCGTCACGCCTTTGTGCGATCGCGGCGAACTGTATCGCGCGCGCCTGTTCAATCCGGAGTGGCTCAAGGACAAGGGCTGGTGGCGGCGTGAAAGACGCCATGCCGGCCACGGTCGATCAGACGCGTTACCGGATCAATTCTCGAAGCGGTTGCCTGCGTCGCGCAGACGCCGTATGCCGCTGTCGAGGTGTGCTCGCGCGCTTTCCTTGTCGCCCAGCCGCATCTGCTCATACGCGCGCTGCGCGATGTCGTGCGGCACGGACTTGAGCGGCCGGTTGCTCTGCATCGCCTTGAGTTGCACTTCGGCGGCGCGCTCCAGGTAGTACAGATCGTCCCAGGCTTCGGCGATGCTCGCGCCCGCCACCATCACGCCGTGGTTCTTCAGGAACAGGATGTCCGCGTCGCCCATTGCATCCGCGATGCGGTCGCCTTCGGATGTATCGAGCGCGAGGCCGTTGTAGTGCTCGTCGACGGCTGTGCGGCCGTAGAACTTCAGCGCGGTTTGCCCGAGCCACAACAGCGGCGGTCCTTCGATGAGGCACAGCGCGGTCGCGTTCGGCATATGCGTGTGAAACGCGGCCTTCACGCGCGGCATGGCCCGATGCAACTGCGCATGAATGTAGAACGCGGTCGCTTCCGGGCTGCCTTCACCCTCGATCACGTTGCCGTCGAAATCGCAGATCAGCAGGCGCGATGCCGTGATTTCCGAAAACGCGTAGCCATACGGATTGACGAAGAACAGATCGTCATGTCCCGGCACGACGGCGGAAAAGTGATTGCACACGCCTTCTTCGAGGCCATGCTGCGCGGCAAGCTGAAAGCACGCAGCCAGTTTGATGCGGGCCGCGTGCACCGCGTCGGAATCGAGCGCAGCGCGGCGCGAGACAGCGGAGGTGTTGACGTTGAGCGTATGAGCCATGACAGGTCCTTTGCGCGTTTCACCAGCCGAGCGACGCGAACAATGGTGGCACCTTGTCGAGCGTCGCGAGCGTGGCGTCGGGCGTGTAGTCGGGCAGGCGCTGGCGGCCGGTGCCGCGGTCGATCCACACGCAGCGAAAGCCGATATCGCGCGCCGCTGCGTGATCCAGATGCGGACTCGCGCAGATATGCACCACGTCGTCGTGCGATACGCCTAGCTGTTCGTGAGCATAGTCGAAAAGGCGCCGGTTGGGTTTGTACGCGCCGGCCTGCTGCGCGGTGATCACGCGGTCGATATAACCGCCAAGCTGCACGACGTTGCCGGCGATCACGTCGTCGTCGGTATTCGACACGATGCACATCCGGTAGCCCGCTTCCTTCAGCGCGCGCAGCGTGCCCGTCACTTCGGGGAAGGGCGGCATCGCGGAGATGCGGCTGGTCAGCAGACGGATGTCGTTGTCGTCAGCGTGCAGGTCGAACTCTTCGAGCGCGATGCGCAGCGCGTGGCCCGCGACTTCGCGGAAGGAGCGGTGCGGTGGCGTCTGTTCCAGCGCGTGCTCGTGCCTGTCGTAGACCGCGATGAACTCGCGCGGATCGATGGCGGCGCCATGCTTGCCGGCGAGGATCGCGGTGACGGCGCCCAGCAGCCCTTCGTCCCATTGAATCAGCGTGCCGTAGCAATCGAAGGTCAGCCACGACGGGCGCAGTGTGTTTTCAAGTGACATGAGAGGCTCCTTTCCGGTGACGTCGGTATGGAACACAGACTATGCCTCGCGCCGCATATTGGGAAATTAAATTAAAATGGCATCCTCAGTGGAAACGTAAATATGAGGCCTTCGCTATGCTCGATCTCGAACTTCTGAAGACGTTGGTGTGCGTCGTCGACGAAGGCAGCTTCAC
Coding sequences within:
- a CDS encoding transporter substrate-binding domain-containing protein, encoding MFPDYASLSAAACAGSVDIVLAVQKPIEARRCLILSEPYYDADFVVVGRASDAAHDGEPPRLAGKRIAAEAGSYIEQVSHERYPDSVFVRAHSLQEGLRDVLHKEADVYITLLPVGDYILSQPEFAGLAELNRYRETESGVRFGFRRTQQALRDGVDERLNALPEYARQRILSNWMTIGPIQPSRPRRFI
- a CDS encoding transporter substrate-binding domain-containing protein, with the protein product MGVDSGLPPYSYVDDSGQTHGMAQDYLRYLANRLGISFVRQPEPGFAATVDALQAGTLDLVAVATLYDPALRGTPVSRPYATFPVVAVGRNDAPALGQLRDLNGRRVAVTDGGGLRWLVTGAAPQASIVVVPDVGAGMNAVADGKADVYVDDLATVHYMLQRMHGDTLRIIGSAGRSLQTGFAISPKLAVRLMPLIDRALAALPDSERLSIQNRYFGANYELGPSWKDIALRFAPVALALLAVIAVLWRSRRVLHKEARERREAELRLIDVTSKLPATAFQYRQARDGDSRVIWLSGNTVEMFGKTSAELQAIPGAVLAAVHPEDRAELLTEAYKAEQTLAPVSRELRVQRRGAFRWTRLHAVPHRVEHGDLLWTGNWSDAEEQHQHAVALAEARDAAQQASRAKSEFLAAMSHEIRTPMSAVIGLIELLAHSNLRPDQAVKVKLISQAAESLLQILNDILDYSKIEAGKIALERAPVDIRDLCASTFSLFFWRAQEERRRAATANSLQPAQQRDQVHLRRQHPARRRTRG
- a CDS encoding ATP-binding protein, encoding MRLRQILFNLLSNAIKFTSEGSIRLDVELAGEEDGKQTIVWRVSDTGIGISPDQRARLFQPFVQAEASTTRRYGGTGLGLTISRRLVAMLGGTIGMEGEVGRGTQVEFRLPLEVNERGFQSYPLAGVTVGLCVRDASVLCSLTQALRTFGGTVAILDPNATLSPDGLPAECRLIIDDQLTAESPSADPPLTQAQQKPALQPQVGDVPVVPTTATITTGGYVRMGDICYLCVYPVTLEGVAAVCNAVLHGDAELGMESAASALTPAPPRSRADALRDHALILIAEDNGINRHLLRQQLELLGCTCDTVEDGVQALKAMASADHALLITDCHMPEMDGYTLATRVRERTDDARRMSIVGLTASVGREERDECLAAGMDECLYKPAKLSDLLACVTRFAPQCLQGHSAPASDARPAPQVDAPRATPQVAGPAAVPAAATEPGELPDLDWDAINQNFGSTGRDEKLIEIIVQTMTTDADELEGMLGEAEPAVLRQWIHRVDGAASVLRYEPLKHALQTFRASVLTGERALYVASGEQMLHKLRQITDHVARQV
- a CDS encoding aldolase; translated protein: MAHTLNVNTSAVSRRAALDSDAVHAARIKLAACFQLAAQHGLEEGVCNHFSAVVPGHDDLFFVNPYGYAFSEITASRLLICDFDGNVIEGEGSPEATAFYIHAQLHRAMPRVKAAFHTHMPNATALCLIEGPPLLWLGQTALKFYGRTAVDEHYNGLALDTSEGDRIADAMGDADILFLKNHGVMVAGASIAEAWDDLYYLERAAEVQLKAMQSNRPLKSVPHDIAQRAYEQMRLGDKESARAHLDSGIRRLRDAGNRFEN
- a CDS encoding haloacid dehalogenase type II — encoded protein: MSLENTLRPSWLTFDCYGTLIQWDEGLLGAVTAILAGKHGAAIDPREFIAVYDRHEHALEQTPPHRSFREVAGHALRIALEEFDLHADDNDIRLLTSRISAMPPFPEVTGTLRALKEAGYRMCIVSNTDDDVIAGNVVQLGGYIDRVITAQQAGAYKPNRRLFDYAHEQLGVSHDDVVHICASPHLDHAAARDIGFRCVWIDRGTGRQRLPDYTPDATLATLDKVPPLFASLGW